The Cellulophaga sp. L1A9 genome window below encodes:
- a CDS encoding aminotransferase class I/II-fold pyridoxal phosphate-dependent enzyme — translation MNILEKLQTRLGPLGEHAHYAHGYYAYPRLEGEISNKMMFNGEEKLVWSLNNYLGLANHPEVRIADNEGSRRYGLAYPMGARMMSGNTKLHEKFEAEISEFVGKEDAFLLNYGYQGMVSIIDSLVDRNDVIVYDAESHACILDGARLHMGKRFVFKHNDIEDCEKQLRRAQKIVEKTNGAILVITEGVFGMRGDQGKLKEIIALKDTYNFSLLVDDAHGIGCMGKTGAGTGEAQGVQDGIDFYFGTFAKSFAGIGAFMASTKEAIMFFKYNMRSQIFAKALPMPMVFGALKRLELIRTRPLLRERLWRTTEALQKGLTNAGFDIGNTNSPITPVYLNGTIDEATALVSDLRENHHIFCSMVVYPVVPKGMIILRLIPTAEHTLKDVERTISVFSEIKLKLVDGHYKQKVEMTI, via the coding sequence ATGAATATACTTGAGAAACTACAAACACGACTTGGCCCATTAGGTGAACATGCACACTATGCTCATGGGTATTATGCGTACCCAAGACTTGAAGGGGAAATAAGTAATAAAATGATGTTTAATGGTGAAGAGAAATTAGTATGGAGTCTAAATAATTATCTAGGCTTAGCAAACCATCCAGAAGTAAGAATAGCCGATAACGAAGGTTCAAGACGTTATGGACTAGCCTATCCTATGGGAGCGAGAATGATGAGTGGTAATACAAAGCTCCACGAAAAATTTGAAGCTGAAATTTCTGAGTTCGTAGGTAAAGAAGATGCTTTCCTTTTAAACTATGGGTATCAAGGGATGGTATCTATAATTGATAGTTTGGTAGATAGAAATGATGTTATTGTATATGATGCAGAATCTCATGCTTGTATTCTTGATGGTGCACGGTTGCATATGGGAAAACGTTTTGTTTTTAAACATAACGATATTGAAGATTGTGAAAAACAATTACGTCGTGCTCAAAAAATAGTAGAAAAAACCAATGGGGCAATTTTAGTGATTACCGAAGGAGTTTTTGGCATGCGTGGTGATCAAGGGAAACTTAAAGAAATTATAGCTTTAAAAGATACGTATAACTTTTCATTATTGGTAGATGATGCACATGGCATTGGCTGTATGGGAAAAACAGGTGCAGGAACAGGTGAAGCGCAAGGTGTGCAGGACGGCATTGATTTTTACTTTGGCACCTTTGCGAAATCATTTGCGGGAATAGGCGCATTTATGGCAAGTACTAAAGAAGCAATTATGTTCTTTAAATATAATATGCGGTCTCAAATATTTGCGAAAGCATTGCCTATGCCTATGGTTTTTGGGGCTTTAAAACGACTTGAATTAATACGTACACGACCTCTATTAAGAGAACGTTTATGGCGAACCACAGAAGCCTTACAAAAAGGATTAACTAATGCAGGATTTGATATAGGCAATACAAATTCGCCGATTACTCCAGTATATTTAAATGGAACCATTGATGAAGCCACAGCCTTGGTGAGTGATTTACGTGAAAATCACCATATTTTTTGCTCTATGGTTGTGTATCCTGTGGTACCAAAAGGGATGATTATATTACGATTAATTCCAACCGCAGAACATACTTTAAAAGATGTTGAACGGACCATAAGCGTTTTCAGTGAAATAAAATTAAAATTGGTTGATGGTCATTACAAACAAAAGGTTGAGATGACTATTTAA
- the fabF gene encoding beta-ketoacyl-ACP synthase II, translating to MRRVVITGVGAITPIGNDVKSYWNNLLNGVSGAGKISRFDTTKFKTDFACELKDYDALNYFDKKQSRKLDRFNQYGQIAADEAIKDANLCFEKLDTDRIGVIFSSGIGGFETIEKDIIAFSQDQFNPRFNPFFITKIIANSLAGSLSIKYGLRGVNTCTVTACSSSTNGLIQAFNYIRWGKADIIISGGSEAPINQSAVGGFNAMKALSTNNENYKTASRPFDKTRDGFVLGEGAGALVVESLESALKRDAKIYAEIIGGGETADAYHITNTHPEGIGAYLAMKEALREGGILPKEVTYINAHATSTGPGDLSEAKAIETLFKDSLDTITISGTKSMTGHLLGGTGAIEAIATCLSIHTDLIPPTMNTKVMDAAITPDFKVTLGAKTSKTVEYALSNNFGFGGHCAAVLFKKYNE from the coding sequence ATGAGGCGAGTAGTAATAACGGGAGTAGGCGCTATCACTCCTATAGGAAATGATGTAAAAAGCTATTGGAATAATTTACTTAATGGGGTGTCGGGAGCTGGTAAAATTTCCCGATTTGATACCACAAAATTTAAAACAGATTTTGCCTGTGAGCTAAAGGATTATGATGCTTTAAATTATTTTGATAAAAAACAAAGTCGAAAATTAGACCGATTTAATCAATATGGCCAGATAGCCGCAGATGAAGCGATAAAAGATGCTAATTTATGTTTTGAGAAATTGGATACCGATAGAATTGGCGTCATTTTTTCAAGTGGGATAGGTGGCTTTGAAACCATAGAGAAAGATATCATAGCATTTAGTCAAGATCAATTTAATCCAAGATTTAATCCTTTTTTTATTACTAAAATCATAGCTAATAGTTTAGCGGGTTCTCTTTCTATTAAATATGGTTTACGAGGTGTAAATACTTGTACAGTTACCGCTTGTTCTTCTTCGACTAATGGCCTAATTCAGGCATTTAATTATATTAGATGGGGAAAAGCAGATATAATTATATCTGGTGGTTCCGAAGCGCCTATCAACCAGTCAGCCGTTGGCGGGTTTAATGCTATGAAAGCCTTATCTACGAACAATGAAAATTATAAAACGGCATCTAGACCATTTGACAAGACCCGTGATGGTTTTGTTCTTGGTGAGGGTGCAGGTGCATTAGTGGTAGAGAGTTTGGAAAGCGCACTAAAGCGAGATGCCAAAATATACGCCGAAATTATTGGTGGCGGGGAGACGGCCGATGCTTACCATATTACCAATACCCATCCTGAAGGAATAGGTGCATATCTGGCTATGAAAGAAGCGTTGAGAGAAGGCGGAATTTTACCAAAAGAAGTGACTTATATTAATGCACATGCTACTTCTACAGGTCCTGGAGATTTATCGGAAGCAAAAGCCATTGAAACGCTCTTTAAGGATAGTTTGGACACTATTACTATTAGCGGAACAAAGTCTATGACAGGACATCTCTTGGGGGGTACTGGTGCCATTGAAGCAATAGCGACTTGCCTCTCAATACATACAGATTTGATTCCACCCACCATGAATACAAAAGTAATGGATGCTGCAATCACTCCAGATTTT